Proteins found in one Herbiconiux sp. A18JL235 genomic segment:
- a CDS encoding MFS transporter yields MSSNTDAAGRSKEPDQAPRTVRSLVPARMDRLPWTRFHWMVVFGLGVSWILDGLEIQIIASNGFQAELGMDSAQVGLAGTIYLVGQVVGALVFGRLSDRFGRKKLFIITLAIYLVGSALAGLSPNMEFLFVMRFIAGLGIGGEYAAINSAIDELIPSHYRGRIDIAINGTYWGGAALGSVANLFFLNPDNFAENIGWRLAFFIGPVLGLVMIYMRRHIPESPRWLMTHGKEDVAEKTVDDIEARVEKESGKKLDPVPDDQAIEVKPLDRIPFMKIASVLIRDYPNRTVVGLTMMITQSFLYNAIFFTYALALQNFYGVENDAVQYFFFPFAIGNLIGPLVLGPLFDTWGRRKMILLTYGLSGIILTVSGFLFQADVLNATTQTVFWCVAFFFASAGASSAYLTVSELFPLEMRSQVISYFFSIAQIAGSVAPLLFASLIGDGEDRGPITIGYIGAGLLMVVGGVISFIFGVNAERKPLEAITNPLSAVSEGKLNVDGERTTRARKQRT; encoded by the coding sequence ATGTCGTCGAACACGGATGCGGCCGGCAGGTCGAAAGAACCCGACCAGGCACCGAGGACGGTGAGGAGCCTCGTTCCGGCGAGGATGGACCGGTTGCCGTGGACGAGGTTCCACTGGATGGTCGTCTTCGGCCTCGGTGTCTCCTGGATCCTCGACGGCCTCGAGATCCAGATCATCGCCTCGAACGGCTTCCAGGCCGAACTCGGCATGGACTCCGCGCAGGTCGGCCTCGCCGGCACCATCTACCTGGTCGGCCAGGTGGTCGGCGCGCTCGTGTTCGGCAGACTCTCCGACAGGTTCGGGCGCAAGAAGCTGTTCATCATCACCCTCGCCATCTACCTCGTGGGGTCGGCGCTCGCCGGCCTCAGCCCGAACATGGAGTTCCTGTTCGTGATGCGCTTCATCGCCGGCCTCGGCATCGGCGGCGAATACGCGGCGATCAACTCGGCGATCGACGAACTCATCCCGAGCCACTACCGCGGCCGCATCGACATCGCCATCAACGGCACCTACTGGGGCGGCGCGGCACTCGGCTCGGTCGCGAACCTGTTCTTCCTGAACCCCGACAACTTCGCCGAGAACATCGGCTGGCGCCTCGCCTTCTTCATCGGCCCGGTGCTCGGCCTCGTCATGATCTACATGCGCCGGCACATCCCCGAGAGCCCGCGCTGGCTGATGACCCACGGCAAGGAGGATGTCGCCGAGAAGACCGTCGACGACATCGAGGCCCGCGTCGAGAAGGAGTCGGGCAAGAAGCTCGACCCGGTTCCCGACGACCAGGCGATCGAGGTGAAGCCGCTCGACCGCATCCCGTTCATGAAGATCGCGAGCGTGCTCATCCGCGACTACCCGAACCGCACCGTGGTGGGCCTCACCATGATGATCACGCAGTCGTTCCTCTACAACGCCATCTTCTTCACCTATGCGCTGGCGCTGCAGAACTTCTACGGGGTCGAGAACGATGCGGTGCAGTACTTCTTCTTCCCCTTCGCGATCGGCAACCTGATCGGCCCGCTGGTGCTCGGCCCGCTGTTCGACACCTGGGGCCGGCGCAAGATGATCCTGCTCACCTACGGGCTGTCGGGCATCATCCTCACCGTCTCGGGCTTCCTGTTCCAGGCGGATGTGCTGAACGCCACCACGCAGACCGTGTTCTGGTGCGTCGCGTTCTTCTTCGCGAGTGCCGGCGCATCCTCCGCCTACCTCACGGTGAGCGAGCTGTTCCCGCTCGAGATGCGCTCGCAGGTCATCTCGTACTTCTTCTCGATCGCGCAGATCGCCGGATCGGTCGCCCCCCTGCTGTTCGCCTCTCTCATCGGCGACGGCGAAGACCGCGGCCCCATCACCATCGGCTACATCGGTGCGGGCCTGCTCATGGTGGTGGGCGGTGTCATCTCGTTCATCTTCGGGGTGAACGCCGAACGCAAGCCGCTCGAGGCCATCACCAACCCGCTCTCGGCCGTCTCGGAGGGCAAGCTCAACGTCGACGGCGAACGCACCACGCGGGCACGCAAGCAGCGCACCTAG
- a CDS encoding heavy metal translocating P-type ATPase has protein sequence MSTFDVELDIGGMTCASCANRIERKLNKLPGVEATVNYATEKARVRSDGVETPELVAAIEAAGYSAWLPAPADAPSTSLIDGGAASASSPLRHGSDAAEGAAGRSAADRAARVLLRRLVVSGVLAVPVALMSMVPVLQFDGWQWVALALATPVVVWGALPFHRAAAVNARHGTATMDTLISVGVLAAYGWSLYALVFGSAGRPGMHMSFTLLGTPEGGADEIYLEVAAAVTVFILAGRFIESRAKRSSTEALRALLSLAAKDASVLRDGTEHRVATDELQVGDVIVVRPGEKIAADGVVLEGASAVDTSLVTGESVPVEVAPGSRVTGATIVAGGRLVVELTRVGADTELARMGRLLEEAQTGKAQAQRLADRISGVFVPVVMALALIAFGGWLLAGASLDMAFTAGVATLIIACPCALGLATPTALLVGTGRGSQLGILIRGPQVLEQTRRVDTIVLDKTGTVTRGEMTVREVVVAENGALGAPRGASGRGSGAAPGGDADGDSGAARGTCSDAPPGAAADAGVAELLALAATVEEGSEHPVARAIVRATSGGAPRADGFEAHAGAGVQGVVGGRAVAAGRLSWLADRWRVDTGPLTARAAALESQGATVVAVAADGVALGLIAVADTVKPTSARAVEEFRALGLTPVLLTGDNPGAAASVARAVGIDDVRAGVTPAGKLDAIRSLQRQGHVVAMAGDGVNDAAALAAADLALAMGDGTDAAIAAGDITVIGGDLRTAATAIRLSRTTLGIIKGNLFWAFAYNVAAIPLAMFGLLNPLLAGAAMAFSSVFVVTNSLRLRRFS, from the coding sequence GTGAGCACTTTCGACGTCGAACTCGACATCGGCGGCATGACCTGTGCGTCGTGCGCGAACCGCATCGAGCGCAAGCTCAACAAGCTGCCCGGCGTCGAGGCCACCGTGAACTACGCCACCGAGAAGGCGCGGGTGCGCAGCGACGGAGTCGAGACCCCCGAGCTGGTCGCCGCCATCGAGGCGGCGGGTTACTCGGCGTGGCTCCCGGCGCCGGCCGATGCGCCGAGCACCTCCCTCATCGACGGGGGCGCCGCATCCGCCTCCTCCCCGCTGCGGCACGGCAGCGATGCGGCAGAAGGAGCGGCCGGCCGCTCCGCCGCCGACCGGGCAGCGCGCGTTCTGCTGCGGCGGCTCGTCGTGTCGGGGGTGCTGGCGGTGCCCGTGGCGCTGATGTCGATGGTGCCCGTGCTGCAGTTCGACGGCTGGCAGTGGGTCGCCCTCGCGCTCGCGACCCCTGTGGTGGTCTGGGGTGCGCTGCCGTTCCACCGCGCGGCGGCGGTGAACGCTCGCCACGGGACGGCCACGATGGACACGCTGATCAGCGTGGGGGTGCTCGCCGCCTACGGCTGGTCGCTCTACGCGCTGGTGTTCGGCTCCGCCGGCCGGCCCGGCATGCACATGTCGTTCACGCTGCTCGGCACACCGGAGGGCGGAGCCGACGAGATCTACCTCGAGGTGGCCGCGGCGGTGACCGTGTTCATCCTCGCCGGGCGCTTCATCGAGTCGCGGGCGAAGAGGTCGTCGACCGAGGCACTGCGGGCGCTGCTCTCGCTCGCCGCGAAAGACGCGTCGGTGCTGCGCGACGGGACGGAGCACCGGGTCGCGACCGACGAGCTTCAGGTGGGCGACGTCATCGTCGTGCGCCCGGGCGAGAAGATCGCCGCCGACGGCGTGGTGCTCGAGGGCGCTTCCGCCGTCGACACGAGCCTCGTCACCGGGGAGTCGGTGCCGGTCGAGGTCGCGCCGGGGTCGCGGGTGACGGGGGCCACCATCGTGGCGGGGGGCAGGCTCGTCGTCGAACTCACCCGGGTGGGCGCCGACACCGAACTTGCGAGGATGGGGCGTCTGCTGGAGGAGGCGCAGACAGGCAAGGCGCAGGCGCAGCGCCTCGCCGACCGCATCTCCGGAGTGTTCGTTCCCGTCGTGATGGCACTCGCGCTCATCGCCTTCGGCGGCTGGCTTCTCGCCGGGGCGTCGCTCGACATGGCGTTCACGGCGGGAGTGGCGACCCTCATCATCGCCTGCCCGTGCGCGCTCGGCCTCGCGACGCCGACGGCACTGCTCGTGGGAACGGGGCGGGGGTCGCAGCTCGGCATCCTCATCCGCGGGCCACAGGTGCTCGAACAGACCCGACGCGTCGACACGATCGTGCTCGACAAGACCGGCACGGTGACCCGCGGCGAGATGACGGTGCGGGAGGTGGTGGTCGCGGAGAACGGTGCGCTCGGCGCGCCTCGTGGAGCTTCGGGCAGAGGCTCGGGCGCAGCGCCGGGCGGAGACGCTGACGGGGACTCGGGCGCAGCTCGGGGTACATGCTCGGACGCTCCTCCCGGCGCAGCCGCGGACGCGGGGGTCGCCGAGCTGCTGGCCCTCGCGGCGACCGTCGAGGAGGGCTCCGAGCATCCGGTGGCCCGGGCGATCGTGCGGGCCACCTCCGGCGGCGCCCCGCGGGCCGACGGCTTCGAGGCACATGCCGGAGCAGGAGTGCAGGGCGTGGTCGGCGGGCGAGCGGTCGCCGCCGGCAGGCTGTCGTGGCTGGCCGACCGGTGGCGGGTCGACACCGGGCCGCTCACCGCACGCGCAGCCGCACTCGAGTCGCAGGGAGCGACCGTCGTCGCCGTCGCCGCCGACGGCGTCGCGCTCGGACTCATCGCCGTCGCCGACACCGTCAAGCCCACCAGCGCCCGAGCCGTCGAGGAGTTCCGGGCACTCGGGCTCACGCCCGTACTGCTCACGGGAGACAACCCGGGGGCAGCCGCCTCCGTCGCCCGCGCCGTGGGCATCGACGACGTGAGGGCGGGAGTGACGCCGGCCGGCAAGCTCGACGCCATCCGGTCGCTGCAACGGCAGGGGCACGTCGTGGCGATGGCCGGCGACGGAGTGAACGACGCAGCGGCGCTCGCCGCCGCCGACCTCGCGCTCGCCATGGGCGACGGAACCGACGCAGCCATCGCCGCCGGCGACATCACCGTCATCGGGGGCGACCTGCGCACCGCGGCCACCGCGATCCGGCTGTCGCGAACCACCCTCGGCATCATCAAGGGCAATCTGTTCTGGGCCTTCGCCTACAACGTCGCGGCGATCCCCCTCGCCATGTTCGGCCTTCTCAACCCGCTGCTCGCGGGGGCAGCCATGGCCTTCTCCTCGGTCTTCGTGGTGACCAACAGCCTGCGCCTGCGTCGCTTCAGCTGA
- a CDS encoding heavy-metal-associated domain-containing protein → MHSEGIRDLGLTTRGGDGCACCAPGGHHSDHAVALDTVGDGAVTTLMVEGMTCAHCVSSVTEEVSEVEGVGSVSVELVVGGASTVRVIAAGDARPDADALRAAVEEAGYTLAPRP, encoded by the coding sequence ATGCACAGCGAGGGAATCCGCGACCTGGGACTGACGACGCGCGGGGGTGACGGATGCGCGTGCTGCGCACCCGGGGGCCATCACTCCGATCACGCGGTCGCCCTCGACACCGTGGGCGACGGAGCCGTCACGACGCTGATGGTGGAGGGCATGACCTGCGCGCACTGCGTCTCGAGCGTCACCGAGGAGGTGTCTGAGGTCGAGGGGGTCGGGTCGGTCAGCGTCGAGCTCGTGGTGGGCGGGGCGTCGACCGTGCGCGTCATCGCCGCCGGCGACGCACGGCCCGACGCCGACGCCCTGCGCGCGGCCGTCGAGGAGGCCGGCTACACGCTCGCCCCGCGGCCGTGA
- a CDS encoding ion channel protein → MTAASPDAVPAPGGAPHPAPDAAPATGQQLLLAIPALLVGAVSALILFGLDELSEWLEGLIWHTFPAATGLDPSNGFFIFTVLTTTGIAVGLVVWQLPGHGGRDSATTELIAAPLPLRSLPTLALVATLGLAGGVSLGPENPIIAINAGLMAAVVGRMFQRVPVQLTVMMAAAGTVGALFGTPVAAALVLTGIVAAFPRGGALWDRLFLPLVAAGAGSVTMRLLAKPTFELPLPSYDTIAPIDLVSGAGIAVAAAVFGVICVVLFRALHRLFHGFGNPLVYITLGGVVLGLLGALGGEITLFKGLAQMGELISNSNEYSGLQLLSIFGVKLIALAVAGASGFRGGHIFPAVFLGVAFGMYATVLMPAVPLTLAVGAGVLGMVLAIARDGWIALFVATLITGSVVALPLLCIAILPAWLLVSRAPEMVVAEVPDTNRVHNPFRRRPVL, encoded by the coding sequence GTGACCGCTGCATCACCCGACGCCGTTCCCGCGCCCGGCGGTGCGCCGCATCCGGCACCCGACGCCGCCCCGGCGACAGGTCAGCAGTTGCTGCTCGCGATCCCCGCGCTCCTCGTCGGAGCGGTGTCGGCGCTCATCCTGTTCGGGCTCGACGAGCTCTCGGAGTGGCTGGAGGGCCTCATCTGGCACACCTTCCCCGCTGCGACGGGCCTCGACCCGTCGAACGGGTTCTTCATCTTCACGGTGCTGACGACGACGGGCATCGCGGTGGGCCTCGTGGTGTGGCAGCTTCCCGGCCACGGCGGCCGCGACTCGGCCACCACCGAGCTCATCGCCGCCCCGCTGCCACTGCGCTCCCTGCCGACGCTCGCCCTCGTGGCCACCCTCGGCCTCGCGGGCGGGGTGAGTCTGGGGCCGGAGAACCCGATCATCGCCATCAACGCCGGCCTCATGGCTGCGGTGGTGGGGCGGATGTTCCAACGGGTCCCCGTGCAGCTGACGGTGATGATGGCGGCGGCCGGCACCGTCGGGGCGCTGTTCGGTACGCCGGTTGCCGCCGCGCTGGTGCTGACGGGCATCGTCGCCGCGTTCCCGCGTGGCGGCGCGCTGTGGGACAGACTGTTCCTGCCCCTCGTCGCCGCCGGGGCCGGCTCGGTGACGATGCGGCTCCTCGCCAAGCCGACCTTCGAGCTGCCGCTGCCCTCCTACGACACGATCGCGCCGATCGACCTGGTGAGCGGGGCGGGCATCGCCGTCGCCGCCGCCGTGTTCGGTGTCATCTGCGTGGTGCTGTTCCGGGCGTTGCACCGCCTCTTCCACGGCTTCGGCAACCCGCTCGTCTACATTACGCTCGGCGGCGTCGTGCTGGGGCTGCTCGGCGCTCTCGGCGGCGAGATCACGCTGTTCAAGGGGCTCGCGCAGATGGGCGAGCTCATCTCGAACTCGAACGAGTACTCGGGCCTGCAGCTGCTGTCGATCTTCGGCGTGAAGCTGATCGCGCTCGCGGTGGCGGGAGCGTCGGGCTTCCGCGGCGGGCACATCTTCCCCGCGGTCTTCCTCGGCGTCGCGTTCGGCATGTACGCGACCGTGCTGATGCCGGCCGTCCCGCTCACGCTCGCCGTCGGGGCAGGGGTGCTCGGCATGGTTCTCGCCATTGCCCGCGACGGGTGGATCGCGCTCTTCGTCGCGACGCTCATCACGGGCAGCGTGGTGGCGCTGCCCCTCCTGTGCATCGCCATCCTGCCCGCCTGGCTGCTGGTCTCGCGTGCTCCGGAGATGGTGGTGGCCGAGGTGCCCGACACGAACCGCGTGCACAACCCCTTCCGTCGCCGCCCGGTGCTCTGA
- a CDS encoding phosphoketolase — MSEHSTTDPVALEVVDAWWRAANYLSVGQIYLLGDDPLLEKPLTPESIKPRLLGHWGTTPALNLVWAHLNKQIVERGCDVIYLAGPGHGGPGVVANAWLDETYSELFPRIPFDREGISRLFRQFSFPGGIPSHAAPETPGSINEGGELGYSLVHAYGAVLDNPGLIAACVIGDGEAETATLATSWHLNKFLDPASDGAVLPILNLNGYKIANPTLLARIPEDELRSLFIGYGYSPRIVEGGFDGEDPMLVHERFAAVLSEALDDIVAIQAAARDGSDSTRPPWPMIVLKTPKGWTGPKTVDGLPVENTWRAHQVPLSGVRDNPEHLAQLEGWLRSYRPEELFDAERDGRPSAVLDAARPSGQLRMSANPHANGGLLRRSLGLPPLEPHAVDVSEGRGVVVEPTRVLGRWLRDLMAENPDTFRIFGPDEVASNRLDDVYEVTAKQWEGEVLDTDANLARDGRVIEVLSENLAQGLLEGYLLTGRHGLFTSYEAFIHIVDSMFNQYAKWLESSAEVEWRRPVSSFTYLLSSHVWRQDHNGFSHQDPGFLDHVVNKKASVVRVYLPPDANTLLVTAEHCFATRDYVNVIVAGKQPTASLLSLEEARTHGARGLSVWEWAGTERPGEEPDVVVAAAGDIPTVEAMAAVQILRHEIPDLAVRFVNVVDLMRLQDESEHPHGLDHESFDAVFTVDKPVVFAFHGYPSLIHRLTYRRTNHANIHVRGFKEMGTTTTPFDMLMLNDLDRFRLVMDVIRRVPRLTTAYAALSQKMDDARAEHRAYTRRHGEDMPDVTGSAGLPFDRSGGSGGALDSEGSSEGPNDAAVDTGGDNG; from the coding sequence ATGAGCGAGCACAGCACCACCGACCCTGTTGCACTCGAGGTCGTCGACGCCTGGTGGCGCGCGGCCAACTACCTCTCCGTCGGGCAGATCTACCTGCTCGGCGACGACCCCCTCCTCGAGAAACCCCTGACGCCCGAGTCGATCAAGCCGAGGCTGCTCGGCCACTGGGGCACCACCCCCGCGCTCAACCTGGTGTGGGCGCACCTCAACAAGCAGATCGTCGAGCGCGGCTGCGACGTCATCTACCTCGCCGGCCCGGGGCACGGCGGCCCGGGTGTCGTGGCGAACGCCTGGCTCGACGAGACCTACTCCGAGCTCTTCCCGCGCATCCCCTTCGACCGCGAGGGCATCTCGCGGCTGTTCCGGCAGTTCTCGTTCCCGGGCGGCATCCCGTCGCACGCGGCGCCCGAGACCCCCGGGTCCATCAATGAGGGAGGCGAGCTCGGCTACTCTCTCGTCCACGCCTACGGGGCGGTGCTCGACAACCCGGGCCTCATCGCCGCCTGCGTGATCGGCGACGGGGAGGCCGAGACGGCGACGCTCGCCACGAGCTGGCACCTCAACAAGTTCCTCGACCCAGCGAGCGACGGGGCGGTGCTCCCCATCCTCAACCTCAACGGCTACAAGATCGCCAACCCCACCCTGCTTGCCCGCATCCCCGAAGACGAACTGCGGTCGCTGTTCATCGGCTACGGCTATTCGCCCCGGATCGTCGAGGGCGGTTTCGACGGCGAAGATCCGATGCTCGTGCACGAGCGCTTCGCCGCCGTGCTCTCCGAGGCGCTCGACGACATCGTCGCCATCCAGGCAGCCGCCCGCGACGGCTCCGACTCGACCCGCCCGCCCTGGCCCATGATCGTGCTGAAAACCCCCAAGGGCTGGACGGGCCCGAAGACCGTCGACGGCCTCCCCGTCGAGAACACGTGGCGGGCCCACCAGGTGCCGTTGTCGGGGGTGCGCGACAATCCCGAGCACCTCGCCCAGCTGGAGGGGTGGCTGCGCAGCTACCGCCCCGAAGAGCTGTTCGACGCCGAACGCGACGGCCGGCCCTCGGCCGTGCTCGACGCCGCCCGGCCCAGCGGTCAGCTGCGCATGAGTGCCAACCCGCACGCGAACGGCGGTCTGCTGCGCAGGTCTCTCGGGCTGCCGCCGCTCGAGCCGCACGCCGTCGACGTCTCCGAGGGGCGCGGCGTCGTGGTCGAACCCACGCGCGTGCTCGGCCGGTGGCTGCGCGACCTGATGGCCGAGAACCCCGACACCTTCCGCATCTTCGGGCCCGACGAGGTGGCGTCGAACCGCCTCGACGACGTGTACGAGGTCACCGCGAAGCAGTGGGAGGGCGAGGTGCTCGACACCGACGCGAACCTCGCGCGCGACGGGCGGGTCATCGAGGTGCTGAGTGAGAACCTCGCCCAGGGCCTGCTCGAGGGCTATCTGCTCACCGGCCGGCACGGGCTGTTCACCTCGTACGAGGCCTTCATCCACATCGTTGACTCCATGTTCAACCAGTACGCGAAGTGGCTGGAGTCGAGCGCCGAGGTGGAGTGGCGGCGCCCCGTCTCCTCCTTCACCTACCTCCTCTCCTCCCACGTCTGGCGGCAAGACCACAACGGCTTCTCACACCAAGACCCCGGGTTCCTCGACCACGTCGTCAACAAGAAGGCGAGCGTCGTGCGGGTGTACCTGCCGCCGGATGCGAACACCCTGCTGGTCACCGCCGAGCACTGCTTCGCCACCCGCGACTACGTGAACGTGATCGTCGCCGGCAAGCAGCCCACCGCCAGCCTGCTCTCCCTCGAGGAGGCGCGCACGCACGGTGCCCGCGGCCTGAGCGTGTGGGAGTGGGCGGGCACGGAGCGCCCGGGCGAGGAGCCCGACGTGGTGGTCGCCGCGGCCGGCGACATCCCGACCGTGGAGGCGATGGCGGCGGTGCAGATCCTCCGGCACGAGATCCCCGACCTCGCGGTGCGGTTCGTGAACGTCGTCGACCTGATGCGCCTGCAAGACGAGTCGGAGCATCCGCACGGCCTCGACCACGAGTCGTTCGACGCGGTGTTCACCGTCGACAAGCCCGTCGTGTTCGCCTTCCACGGCTACCCGTCGCTCATCCACCGCCTCACCTACCGGCGAACGAACCACGCGAACATCCACGTACGCGGGTTCAAGGAGATGGGCACCACCACGACGCCGTTCGACATGCTCATGCTGAACGACCTCGACCGGTTCCGTCTGGTGATGGACGTCATCCGGCGCGTTCCACGCCTCACCACCGCCTACGCGGCGTTGTCGCAGAAGATGGACGACGCGCGCGCCGAGCACCGCGCCTACACGCGACGCCACGGTGAAGACATGCCCGACGTCACGGGGTCGGCCGGGTTGCCGTTCGACCGGTCGGGCGGGTCGGGCGGAGCGCTCGACTCCGAGGGGTCGAGCGAGGGGCCGAACGACGCCGCCGTCGACACGGGCGGCGACAACGGGTAG
- a CDS encoding DUF3151 domain-containing protein, translated as MSSENLLGVPPTYLTDDPAVREALAGAIGFDVDDVLEQTVRDHPTSSLAWAVLADRAWSRRELVQSYAYARVGYHRGLDALRRGGWKGQGPVPWSHEGNRGVLLSLYMLRRAAEGIGETDEVSRLTDFLDGADPAAIPAIEAGDR; from the coding sequence ATGAGCAGCGAGAACCTCCTGGGCGTGCCCCCGACCTACCTCACCGACGACCCGGCCGTGCGTGAGGCGCTCGCCGGAGCCATCGGCTTCGACGTCGACGACGTGCTCGAGCAGACGGTGCGCGACCACCCCACCTCCTCGCTCGCCTGGGCCGTGCTCGCCGACCGTGCCTGGTCGCGTCGCGAACTCGTGCAGTCGTACGCCTACGCCCGCGTCGGCTATCACCGCGGTCTCGATGCCCTCCGCCGCGGCGGCTGGAAGGGCCAGGGCCCGGTGCCGTGGTCGCACGAGGGCAACCGGGGCGTGCTGCTGTCGCTCTACATGCTCCGCCGCGCAGCCGAGGGCATCGGCGAGACCGACGAGGTCAGCCGCCTCACCGACTTCCTCGACGGCGCCGACCCCGCCGCCATCCCCGCCATCGAGGCGGGCGACCGCTAG
- a CDS encoding sensor histidine kinase: MIRSLRPAQLAIDVGLAAACVLLRVAIGIDGIALTVVVVAMGVALALRRLSPALALGVAWLGAVVQLASVLPPDIANLAILPVLYATARRGTAAMKWVGLASAVLGALVATGYLTAVSYRSAIVGEVAPPEPSRVVVTATILLSASAASLVLSWTLGLLARTWSAARESRRRETLAEQTVAIEQERNRIARDMHDVVAHSLAVVIAQADGARYARATDPDAVDSSLVAISSTAREALADVRLLLAQLRHDEAPGPQPVLSDLDRLYDQLRASGLPVDLVESGSPAGLPAGVQIAVFRIVQEALTNALRHGSGEGARVELAWLPERVSGVVINRVATTDRADAAVKAPGHGIDGMRERALLAGGTLSAGPRDDGFVVDFTIPTVPTVPTVPDVSGGRA; encoded by the coding sequence ATGATCCGCTCCCTCCGTCCGGCGCAGCTGGCGATCGACGTGGGCCTCGCCGCCGCGTGCGTGCTGCTCCGGGTGGCGATCGGCATCGACGGCATCGCCCTCACGGTCGTCGTCGTCGCGATGGGCGTCGCCCTCGCCCTGCGCAGGCTGAGCCCCGCGCTCGCACTCGGCGTCGCCTGGCTGGGCGCCGTCGTGCAGCTCGCATCGGTGCTGCCGCCCGACATCGCGAACCTCGCCATCCTTCCCGTGCTCTATGCGACGGCACGCCGCGGCACAGCAGCGATGAAATGGGTGGGGCTGGCTTCGGCGGTTCTCGGCGCACTGGTCGCCACCGGCTACCTCACGGCGGTCTCCTACCGGAGCGCGATCGTGGGGGAGGTCGCCCCGCCGGAGCCCTCCCGGGTGGTCGTGACCGCGACGATCCTGCTCTCCGCCTCCGCGGCGAGCCTGGTGCTCAGTTGGACGCTCGGGCTCCTGGCCCGCACCTGGTCGGCCGCGCGGGAGAGCCGCCGCCGGGAGACCCTGGCGGAGCAGACCGTGGCGATCGAACAGGAGCGCAACCGCATCGCCCGCGACATGCACGACGTCGTCGCCCACTCCCTGGCTGTGGTGATCGCCCAGGCCGATGGTGCGCGCTACGCCCGAGCGACCGATCCCGACGCCGTCGACTCCTCGCTGGTCGCGATCTCCTCCACGGCGCGCGAGGCGCTCGCCGATGTGCGCCTGCTGCTCGCGCAGCTGCGCCACGACGAGGCTCCCGGCCCGCAGCCCGTGCTCTCCGACCTCGACCGCCTCTACGACCAGCTGCGCGCCTCCGGCCTTCCGGTCGATCTGGTCGAGAGCGGAAGCCCGGCCGGGCTTCCGGCCGGCGTGCAGATCGCGGTCTTCCGCATCGTGCAGGAGGCGCTGACCAACGCCCTCCGCCACGGTTCCGGCGAAGGAGCGAGGGTGGAACTCGCCTGGCTGCCCGAGAGGGTCTCGGGAGTCGTCATCAACCGGGTCGCCACGACAGACCGAGCGGATGCCGCTGTCAAGGCCCCGGGGCACGGCATCGACGGCATGCGCGAGCGCGCCCTGCTGGCCGGCGGAACCCTCTCCGCCGGACCCCGCGACGACGGCTTCGTCGTCGACTTCACCATCCCTACCGTCCCGACCGTCCCGACCGTCCCTGACGTCTCGGGGGGCCGAGCATGA
- a CDS encoding response regulator codes for MTAPAAARIRVALVDDQALFRAGLRMVVSSQPDLEFVGEAADGAAGAALADSALPDVVLMDVRMPVLDGIESTRRILEAADAAHRTVRVIVLTTFDFDEAAARAIRAGASGFVLKDADPEFLLAAIRTVHAGTSVIAASAVHELIEHFSDRATDAPAAPAGPSEPRSFDRLTAREQEIFRLAARGLSNAEIARAEFVSEATVKTHVSRILGKLELRDRVQLVVFAHEHRLS; via the coding sequence ATGACCGCCCCCGCCGCCGCGCGCATCCGGGTCGCCCTCGTCGACGACCAGGCGCTCTTCCGGGCGGGCCTGCGCATGGTCGTCTCCTCGCAACCCGACCTCGAGTTCGTGGGGGAGGCCGCCGACGGGGCGGCGGGTGCCGCCCTCGCCGATTCAGCCCTCCCCGACGTCGTGCTGATGGACGTGCGGATGCCCGTGCTCGACGGCATCGAGTCGACGAGGCGCATCCTCGAGGCCGCCGACGCCGCGCACCGCACCGTGCGGGTCATCGTGCTCACCACCTTCGACTTCGACGAGGCGGCGGCTCGCGCCATCCGGGCCGGGGCGAGCGGCTTCGTGCTGAAAGACGCCGACCCCGAGTTCCTGCTCGCCGCCATCCGCACGGTGCACGCCGGCACCTCGGTGATCGCCGCCTCAGCGGTGCACGAGCTGATCGAGCACTTCTCCGACAGGGCGACGGATGCTCCTGCCGCCCCGGCCGGCCCGAGCGAACCACGTTCCTTCGACCGTCTCACCGCCCGGGAGCAGGAGATCTTCAGGCTCGCCGCCCGCGGGCTGAGCAACGCCGAGATCGCGCGGGCCGAGTTCGTGAGCGAGGCGACGGTGAAGACGCATGTGAGCCGCATCCTCGGCAAGCTCGAGCTGCGCGACCGGGTGCAGCTCGTCGTGTTCGCGCACGAGCACCGCCTGAGCTGA